A genomic stretch from Engraulis encrasicolus isolate BLACKSEA-1 chromosome 10, IST_EnEncr_1.0, whole genome shotgun sequence includes:
- the angptl7 gene encoding angiopoietin-related protein 7 encodes MQKWVRVSVAVLLTCLLLSEASAQGSLKKRLAPPKPPKGQCCDEVRSLKVQVANLTSLLEELRGKQETDLMTIMRQMMELDQQSRRQEERVTEAESKYSEINNRVEIIQLQGSQAHTRTSSEALYDCASLYSRNYKISGEYKLPADDYLGTPELDVYCDMDTNGGGWTVIQRRKVGLTSFNRDWKQYKKGFGTIRGDFWLGNEHIFRMTRQPTTLRIEIEDWTGETRYAEYGFFTISNELNSYKLFIANYSGNAGDSLRYHNNTNFSTKDKDNDKCVDDCAALRKGGYWYNCCTDSNPNGMYYRQGQHNKHSSDGITWYGWHGPNYSMKRVEMKMRPQDFRP; translated from the exons ATGCAGAAGTGGGTGAGAGTATCTGTGGCCGTGCTGCTGACATGTCTGCTGCTGAGTGAGGCATCTGCCCAGGGGTCCCTGAAGAAGCGCTTGGCCCCACCAAAACCCCCGAAAGGCCAGTGCTGTGACGAGGTGCGCTCCCTGAAGGTGCAGGTAGCGAACCTGACCAGCCTGCTGGAGGAACTCAGGGGCAAGCAGGAGACGGACCTGATGACCATCATGCGACAGATGATGGAGCTGGACCAGCAGAGCCGGCGGCAGGAGGAGAGGGTCACCGAGGCCGAGAGCAAGTACTCTGAGATCAACAACCGCGTGGAGATCATTCAGTTGCAGGGCTCCCAGGCGCACACGCGCACCTCGTCAG aGGCCCTCTACGACTGTGCATCGCTATACTCCAGGAACTACAAGATCTCTGGAGAGTACAAGCTCCCGGCTGATGATTACCTGGGCACACCTGAGCTAGAT GTGTACTGTGACATGGATACCAATGGCGGAGGTTGGACCGTCATCCAGAGGCGCAAGGTTGGCCTGACCAGCTTCAACCGTGACTGGAAGCAGTACAAGAAGGGCTTCGGCACAATCCGCGGGGACTTCTGGCTGGGCAACGAGCACATCTTCCGCATGACGCGTCAGCCCACCACGCTCAGGATAGAGATTGAG GATTGGACTGGAGAGACTCGCTACGCTGAGTACGGCTTTTTCACCATCAGCAATGAGCTGAACAGCTACAAGCTCTTCATTGCCAACTACAGCGGCAACGCTGGGGACTCCCTGCGCTATCACAACAACACCAACTTCAGCACAAAGGACAAAGACAATGACAAGTGTGTGGATGACTGCGCTGCACTTCGCAAGG GTGGCTACTGGTACAACTGCTGCACTGACTCCAACCCAAATGGCATGTACTACCGCCAGGGCCAGCACAACAAGCACAGCAGTGACGGCATCACCTGGTACGGCTGGCACGGACCCAACTACTCCATGAAGCGTGTGGAGATGAAGATGAGACCTCAAGACTTCAGGCCTTAA